A genomic segment from Clostridium pasteurianum BC1 encodes:
- a CDS encoding phage/plasmid primase, P4 family: MNYSMIKSYFQIKSDHGDTCKATCPCHQDREASLSISHKQDKTLLTCHAGCTTRDILEKVGLKMSDLWDQPLQGKSNSFNNNIAAIYQYKDENGKVLYEKVRFNPKRFTQRRSIDGATVWGLDGGTYFQTYTGSNNWSKRERKNSVTREFPKQEPVIYNLPEVIKAVKNKETIFLVEGEKDSDNLVKLGFTATCNFDGASKSVQKQKWRENYNPYFKGANVVLIPDNDGAGRHHMRYIAESLKSYVSTIKMIEFQGMPDKSDISDWLDEGHTKEELLKLIENTKEYTSEDVSIKKEGELPPWYIVSTNSRGEERVSINSGILSRHLINTVHSVYAAEKFYIYDKGSYVKKSDYEAGAIVKKYIEDQYVKSRTITEVVDLWRYEILKKENELNKYQYIINLKNGLLDIEHKEFKEHTENFLSTIQLNTTYDKNAECPIFMKYIAEALEMENVTLIQEILGYLLIPETKAQKFFVLKGRGGTGKSTFLNTVSFLLGQQNISNISWQSLGDRFNTAELYGKLVNEFADLPQTPLEDTGVFKALVGEDFIKGEIKHKGIFYFKNKARLLFSCNEMPANYTDRTDGFYRRFIIIPFDKKPKVIDKDLEVKIQQEINGVFNWALKGLTRLIKNDFTFSENQYTYAALEEYKLQANNVLQFINEECDISEGKACSSSLLYSKYKGYCEDNSLKNVSQPNFKKELLKIPGIDYVQSFRTATTKFRAFTGISLSIQEVKYLNVK; encoded by the coding sequence ATGAATTATAGTATGATTAAGTCTTATTTTCAAATAAAATCAGATCATGGAGATACATGTAAAGCGACATGTCCTTGTCATCAAGATCGTGAAGCAAGTTTAAGTATTAGCCATAAACAGGATAAAACTCTGCTTACTTGTCATGCTGGATGCACAACAAGGGATATCCTTGAAAAAGTAGGCCTTAAGATGTCAGATTTATGGGACCAACCATTACAAGGAAAATCTAATTCATTTAATAATAATATAGCAGCTATTTATCAATATAAGGATGAAAATGGCAAGGTTTTATATGAAAAAGTAAGATTTAATCCTAAGAGATTTACACAAAGAAGAAGCATAGATGGTGCTACAGTGTGGGGATTAGATGGAGGAACATATTTTCAAACTTACACTGGAAGCAACAATTGGAGCAAAAGAGAAAGAAAGAATTCAGTAACAAGAGAGTTTCCGAAGCAGGAACCTGTGATATATAATTTGCCTGAAGTGATAAAGGCTGTAAAAAATAAGGAGACAATTTTCTTAGTGGAGGGGGAAAAAGATTCCGACAATTTGGTAAAACTGGGATTTACAGCAACATGTAATTTTGATGGTGCATCCAAGAGTGTACAAAAACAGAAATGGAGAGAAAACTATAATCCATATTTTAAAGGTGCTAATGTGGTGCTGATTCCTGACAATGATGGAGCAGGTCGCCATCATATGAGATATATAGCAGAAAGTTTAAAAAGCTATGTATCTACTATAAAAATGATTGAATTTCAGGGAATGCCGGATAAATCGGATATAAGTGACTGGTTAGACGAAGGTCATACAAAGGAAGAACTTCTGAAGCTTATTGAAAATACAAAAGAATATACTTCTGAAGATGTAAGTATTAAAAAAGAAGGTGAATTACCTCCATGGTACATTGTAAGTACAAATAGTCGAGGTGAAGAAAGAGTTTCAATAAATTCTGGTATTTTATCAAGACATTTAATTAATACAGTTCATTCTGTTTATGCAGCAGAGAAATTTTATATATATGATAAAGGTTCATATGTTAAAAAATCAGATTATGAAGCAGGGGCTATAGTAAAAAAATATATTGAAGATCAATACGTTAAAAGTAGAACAATAACAGAAGTAGTTGACTTATGGCGGTATGAAATATTAAAAAAAGAAAATGAACTTAATAAATATCAATACATTATAAATTTAAAAAATGGACTTTTAGATATTGAACATAAAGAATTTAAAGAACATACTGAAAATTTTCTAAGTACAATACAACTAAATACCACTTATGATAAGAATGCTGAATGTCCAATTTTTATGAAATACATTGCTGAAGCATTGGAAATGGAGAATGTAACATTAATACAAGAAATATTAGGATACTTGCTCATACCAGAAACAAAAGCTCAAAAGTTCTTTGTGTTGAAAGGTAGAGGTGGTACTGGTAAATCTACATTTTTAAACACAGTTAGTTTTTTGTTAGGACAGCAAAATATAAGTAATATATCTTGGCAAAGCTTAGGGGATAGATTTAACACAGCAGAACTTTATGGAAAGTTAGTTAATGAATTTGCAGATTTACCACAAACCCCTCTTGAAGATACTGGCGTATTTAAAGCTCTTGTAGGTGAAGATTTTATTAAAGGAGAGATAAAACACAAGGGTATATTCTATTTTAAAAATAAAGCAAGGTTACTTTTTAGCTGTAATGAAATGCCAGCAAACTACACTGATAGAACAGATGGCTTTTATAGACGATTTATTATAATTCCATTTGATAAGAAACCTAAAGTTATCGATAAAGATTTAGAGGTGAAAATTCAGCAAGAAATCAATGGTGTATTCAACTGGGCACTAAAGGGATTAACGAGACTTATTAAAAACGATTTTACTTTTTCAGAAAATCAATATACTTATGCAGCTCTTGAAGAATATAAATTACAAGCAAATAATGTGTTGCAATTTATTAATGAGGAATGTGATATATCAGAAGGTAAAGCCTGTTCAAGTAGTCTACTTTATTCAAAATATAAAGGCTATTGTGAAGATAATTCTTTAAAAAATGTTTCACAACCTAACTTTAAAAAAGAGCTACTTAAAATACCAGGAATAGATTATGTACAGAGTTTTAGAACAGCTACAACAAAATTCCGAGCCTTTACTGGAATAAGTTTAAGCATACAAGAAGTCAAATATTTAAATGTGAAATAG
- a CDS encoding helix-turn-helix domain-containing protein, which produces MLSEVISQQQEDMITMIMQGRNITDISKKLKVTRSTIYSWIKKDNIKAEIESRKHEIVNEGNSYILRDLKSYIDNVKELASDKSDKRVCLAANQYLINRIYGNPTSIIDTSNGDVDNTSDTNHLEELLIQFKNKKQLK; this is translated from the coding sequence ATGTTAAGTGAAGTTATAAGTCAGCAGCAGGAAGATATGATAACAATGATTATGCAAGGTCGTAATATAACGGATATATCAAAAAAATTGAAAGTTACCAGATCAACTATATATTCCTGGATTAAAAAAGATAATATTAAAGCTGAAATTGAAAGCAGAAAACATGAGATCGTTAATGAAGGAAATAGCTACATCTTACGTGATTTAAAATCCTATATAGATAATGTTAAAGAATTGGCAAGTGATAAGTCAGATAAACGTGTGTGCCTGGCTGCTAACCAGTATTTAATTAATAGAATATATGGTAATCCTACATCAATTATTGATACATCTAATGGTGATGTTGATAATACAAGCGACACAAACCATTTAGAAGAGCTTTTAATACAATTTAAAAATAAGAAGCAGCTTAAATAG
- a CDS encoding sigma-70 family RNA polymerase sigma factor: MSNEELVQLYKKGDKKALNELVKLNERLVYKLSNKFYVEKSNSIDKDDLIQEGFLGLILAADKYRFDIKNSCKFSTYAVYWIYQKINRFVTSKNTNEEASLNIPIGEEDGSELLDYIEGVDYSFENVEEKIYNQELRLELESIMDKALTLKEREILKLHHGWDNNKGMNHNEIGELFSVASSKINYIKKRAYGKLWRTPWGIEKAREVHVYKKKSRKYNYSSVMDDISFEQKYLKDF, translated from the coding sequence ATGAGTAATGAAGAATTAGTACAATTGTATAAGAAAGGGGATAAAAAAGCTTTAAATGAGCTTGTGAAGCTGAATGAAAGGCTAGTATATAAACTTTCTAATAAATTCTATGTTGAAAAAAGTAATTCTATAGATAAGGATGATTTAATCCAGGAGGGATTCTTGGGATTAATACTCGCTGCAGATAAATATAGATTTGATATTAAGAATTCATGTAAATTTAGTACCTATGCTGTATACTGGATATACCAAAAGATTAATAGATTTGTTACAAGTAAAAATACTAATGAGGAAGCAAGTTTAAATATACCTATAGGAGAAGAAGATGGATCTGAATTACTTGACTATATAGAGGGAGTAGACTATAGCTTTGAGAATGTGGAAGAGAAAATATATAACCAGGAATTAAGGTTAGAATTAGAGTCAATAATGGACAAAGCTTTAACCTTGAAGGAAAGAGAAATATTAAAGCTGCATCATGGATGGGATAATAATAAGGGTATGAACCATAATGAAATAGGAGAGTTATTCAGTGTTGCCAGTTCAAAAATAAATTATATAAAAAAGAGAGCTTATGGCAAGCTCTGGCGTACTCCTTGGGGTATTGAAAAGGCTAGAGAAGTGCACGTTTATAAGAAAAAATCAAGAAAATATAATTATTCAAGTGTAATGGATGATATAAGTTTTGAACAGAAGTATTTAAAAGATTTTTAA
- a CDS encoding RNA-guided endonuclease TnpB family protein, which translates to MNYKKLNGQYPIDKDLFGKTYRNVVEGYMKEIMNIVNTSNVSQTNAFVLKKWNSDKQDILNYRKSVASFKLNMPIYIYNKNYKIIQGNNGYEIDAAIFNKKQDLRHVTFNIDKLDNNKKVTLNKIISGIYKQGAAQIIQDKKGKWYFIISFSFVPDIKELDKNRILGVDLGITNTATLQIWDNNEKKWDKLLYRECILDGKESIHFRQKVEARRRSMLISCKVAGDGRSGHGTKTKIRSASNIGDKINNFRDTLNHKYSKYIVDFAVKHNCGTVQLEDLTGFNPENNFLKSWPYFDMQSKIKYKSKEKGIDIKIINPYKTSQRCSICGCIDKLNRDSKNNQSIFKCINCGYEEHADINAAKNIALPNIEKLIKNFAKIP; encoded by the coding sequence ATGAATTATAAAAAATTAAATGGTCAATATCCTATAGATAAGGATCTATTTGGCAAAACATATAGAAATGTTGTAGAAGGATATATGAAGGAAATAATGAATATAGTAAATACATCAAATGTAAGCCAAACAAATGCATTTGTGTTAAAAAAATGGAATTCTGATAAACAAGACATTTTAAACTACAGAAAATCTGTAGCAAGTTTCAAGCTAAATATGCCAATTTATATTTATAATAAAAATTATAAAATAATACAAGGAAATAATGGATACGAAATAGATGCAGCTATATTTAACAAGAAACAAGATTTAAGGCACGTAACTTTTAATATTGATAAATTAGATAACAACAAAAAGGTTACTTTAAATAAAATAATAAGTGGTATATATAAGCAGGGAGCCGCTCAGATAATTCAAGATAAAAAAGGTAAATGGTATTTTATAATTAGTTTTAGTTTTGTTCCAGACATTAAAGAATTAGACAAAAATAGAATTCTTGGTGTAGATCTTGGAATAACAAACACAGCAACATTACAAATATGGGACAATAATGAAAAAAAATGGGATAAATTATTATATAGAGAATGTATATTAGACGGTAAAGAGTCAATTCATTTTAGACAAAAAGTAGAAGCTAGAAGAAGAAGTATGTTAATCTCCTGTAAAGTTGCAGGTGACGGAAGAAGCGGACATGGTACTAAAACTAAAATTAGATCTGCATCAAATATAGGAGATAAAATAAATAATTTTAGAGATACATTAAACCACAAGTATTCAAAATATATTGTAGATTTCGCAGTAAAACATAACTGTGGAACTGTACAATTAGAAGATTTAACAGGCTTTAATCCTGAAAATAATTTTCTTAAGTCTTGGCCATATTTTGATATGCAAAGTAAAATTAAGTATAAGTCTAAAGAAAAAGGAATAGATATAAAAATAATAAATCCATACAAAACAAGCCAAAGATGTAGTATATGCGGTTGCATAGATAAATTAAATAGAGATTCTAAAAATAATCAATCAATATTTAAGTGTATTAATTGTGGATATGAGGAACATGCAGATATCAATGCTGCTAAAAATATAGCACTTCCTAATATAGAAAAACTTATTAAAAATTTTGCCAAAATACCTTAA